In Planctomycetaceae bacterium, a single window of DNA contains:
- a CDS encoding DUF296 domain-containing protein, which produces MEYAVGKTGRVVAARLFEGENLYDCIESIATKEQIKCAAVLITGGIRKADVVVGPKTEKPKIEPNFFNFVGPGETLGVGTIYCDGDKPKLHLHAGIGRGDTHIVGCPRGGASIFLILEVTIIEIVGINASREADPETGLKLLRVR; this is translated from the coding sequence ATGGAATATGCAGTAGGCAAAACTGGAAGGGTAGTTGCGGCGAGATTGTTTGAAGGTGAAAATCTATACGATTGCATTGAATCCATCGCTACAAAAGAGCAAATCAAATGCGCGGCTGTTCTAATCACCGGCGGTATCAGAAAAGCTGATGTTGTTGTCGGGCCGAAAACTGAAAAGCCGAAAATCGAGCCGAACTTTTTCAACTTTGTCGGCCCCGGCGAAACGCTTGGCGTCGGCACTATCTATTGCGATGGTGATAAGCCAAAACTTCATCTGCACGCGGGTATCGGCAGGGGTGATACGCATATTGTCGGCTGTCCAAGAGGCGGGGCTTCGATTTTCCTTATCCTTGAAGTTACCATAATCGAAATCGTCGGCATCAACGCAAGCAGAGAGGCTGACCCGGAAACTGGACTGAAGCTTTTACGAGTACGATAA